One bacterium genomic window, CGACGCCGGATGGCCGCCGCAGCCGTTCGCCATTGTCCGAAGGGATCTCGCCGGTCCAGGGTACGGATAAGAACGGCCCGACCTCGGTAATAAAATCAGCTTCCAAGATGGATCACATAAAGACCGGCGGCACATTGCTGAACCAAAAATTCACGCCCCAGCTCCTGGCTGACGACGAGGGGATCGCGAAGCTTGCCGCCCTGATCCGCACGTATTTTTATCTGGGAGGACATCATATCCAGTTCAATGTGGTGACCGCAGAAACCCTTAAAGCGGCCCGGAAAGATCCCGAAAAATACCGCGACCTGATCGTCCGGGTCGCGGGCTACAGCGATTATTTTGTAGACCTGACAAAAGAATTACAGGCAGAAATAATAAAACGCACCGAGCAGGGTGCGTCATAGCCAACCACTCTCCAGCTACTCAAACAAAAGGCCTTTGGTCCTCAACCTGGTCACGTATATGACCTCGCAGGAATTATCGCCGGTATCGTCCCGGCGGACCGAGGAACACCACCAGTAAGGCGTGCCATCCTTGTTGCCGTTGATATTCACCAGATACCCGCCGAGCTCGACAACATCGCCGCGTTTAAGCGACTTCACCGCTCTTGCCAGGTTTTCCGTTGCCGGAACGATGTGATTGTTCGAGCTGTAGCGCGCGACAAAATTATTATCACGCGTAAAACCGCTGCCGTAACGCCAATGATACCAGCGGTTGGATTGGGACCAATGCAGCTGCTTGTAGGTCTCGTCTTTTACAAGATCTCCCCACCCCAACGCGAAATCGCAGGGCGCGAGCATGGCGCTC contains:
- a CDS encoding glycine radical domain-containing protein produces the protein TPDGRRSRSPLSEGISPVQGTDKNGPTSVIKSASKMDHIKTGGTLLNQKFTPQLLADDEGIAKLAALIRTYFYLGGHHIQFNVVTAETLKAARKDPEKYRDLIVRVAGYSDYFVDLTKELQAEIIKRTEQGAS